The genomic segment TTGCGGTATTGCATACGGCTTGCTATGGTTTCTCTTGCCGAAAAATGGAATTCGTGGATGCCGGTCTCATTGGCGATGTGTGCAATGTTGGTTTCATTCACCCCGCAGCCTGCAAGTAGAGTGATGCGCCCTGCGGCTTGCTGTTGGAGCTCTTTCAGTAAAGGAATGCCTAGCTCGGCAGTAGGTTGCTGCCCGGAGGTCAGGATACGGTCGCATCCGAGACTGATGATTTCTTCCAGTGCTTTTTGGGGATTGCAGCAGACATCGAAAGCCCGGTGGAAAGTTACCGACATGCCCTGAGCTGCTTCCATAAGTTGTTTCATCAGAGGAATGTCAACTTCTCCGTCCGGAGTAAGGCATCCCAGCACAATACCGTCTGCCTCTAAGCGGCGGGCATTGTCAATATCCTTTAGCATGATGCGTTGCTCGATAGGAGAGTACAGGAAATCACCGCCGCGAGGGCGGATAATGACGTGCAGCCTGGTGTTTTGCAAAACTTCTCTTGCTATGACAATGTCGCCATAAGAAGGAGTGGTTCCCCCTTCGGGTATCCCGGCACACAATTCTACCCGGTCGGCACCACCCGCCTGGGCGGCCATACAGCTCTCTACGGAGTTTGCACAGACTTCAAATAAATATTCCCTCATAGCTTTTATCTTTGTTTTGTATCCGCAAAAATAAGAAAACTCTGCGAACTCCGGAAGCAGATGAATTTAAAAAAGAAGGAGCGTCGGATTTGATACCGGCGCTCCTTTTATCGTTTCAATATTTGTTTTCTCTTATTTACTTGGCATAGCTCACTGCACGTGTTTCACGAATAACGGTAATCTTCACCTGTCCCGGATAAGTCATTTCATCCTGTATCTTCTTGGCAATTTCGCCGGAAAGGTTTTCTGTTGCCTTATCGTCAATCTTGTCTGCACCGACGATTACGCGCAATTCGCGTCCTGCCTGGATGGCATAGGTCTTTGTTACGCCCGGATAGGACATTGCCAATTGTTCAAGGTCGTTCAAACGTTTGATGTAAGCCTCTACTATTTCGCGGCGTGCTCCCGGACGTGCACCGGAGATAGCATCGCAGACCTGTACGATAGGAGCCAGCAGGCTGGTCATTTCCACTTCGTCGTGGTGAGCGCCGATAGCATTGCAGATATCCGGCTTTTCTTTGAATTTCTCTGCCAGTTTCATACCGTAGAGTGCATGTGGCAATTCCGGTTCCTCATCAGGCACCTTACCAATGTCATGCAGCAATCCGGCACGTTTTGCCTTCTTGGGATTCAATCCTAATTCGGATGCCATTACAGCACATAAGTTGGCTGTTTCGCGGGCGTGCTGTAACAGGTTCTGACCGTAAGAAGAACGGTATTTCATCTTACCGATGATACGGATTAGCTCAGGATGCAGGCCATGAATACCTAAGTCTATGGTAGTACGCTTACCGGTTTCGATTATTTCCTCTTCCACCTGCTTGCGCACTTTGGCCACTACTTCCTCGATGCGTGCCGGGTGGATGCGTCCGTCCGTTACCAGCTGGTGCAATGCCAAACGGGCAATCTCACGACGAACCGGGTCGAATGCCGACAATACGATAGCTTCCGGAGTATCATCCACAACGATTTCCACGCCGGTGGCTGCTTCCAGTGCACGTATGTTACGCCCTTCACGACCGATGATGCGTCCTTTGATTTCATCCGATTCGATATGGAATACAGTAACGGAATTTTCGATAGCCGTTTCTGTTGCTACGCGC from the Bacteroides eggerthii genome contains:
- a CDS encoding copper homeostasis protein CutC, whose protein sequence is MREYLFEVCANSVESCMAAQAGGADRVELCAGIPEGGTTPSYGDIVIAREVLQNTRLHVIIRPRGGDFLYSPIEQRIMLKDIDNARRLEADGIVLGCLTPDGEVDIPLMKQLMEAAQGMSVTFHRAFDVCCNPQKALEEIISLGCDRILTSGQQPTAELGIPLLKELQQQAAGRITLLAGCGVNETNIAHIANETGIHEFHFSARETIASRMQYRKEQVPMGSTVQINEFERNVTTKERVKATIAAILS
- the rny gene encoding ribonuclease Y, whose protein sequence is MSETVVTIVVSIACFIVGGFASYMFFKHGLKSKYDKILKEAETEAEVIKKNKLLEVKEKFLNKKADLEKEVSLRNQKIQQAENKLKQRELVLNQRQEEIQRKKVEAEAVKENLEAQLVIVDKKKEELEHMQRQEIEKLEAISGLSAEEAKERMVESLKEEAKTQAQSYINDIMDDAKLTASKEAKRIVIQSIQRVATETAIENSVTVFHIESDEIKGRIIGREGRNIRALEAATGVEIVVDDTPEAIVLSAFDPVRREIARLALHQLVTDGRIHPARIEEVVAKVRKQVEEEIIETGKRTTIDLGIHGLHPELIRIIGKMKYRSSYGQNLLQHARETANLCAVMASELGLNPKKAKRAGLLHDIGKVPDEEPELPHALYGMKLAEKFKEKPDICNAIGAHHDEVEMTSLLAPIVQVCDAISGARPGARREIVEAYIKRLNDLEQLAMSYPGVTKTYAIQAGRELRVIVGADKIDDKATENLSGEIAKKIQDEMTYPGQVKITVIRETRAVSYAK